The window CCTTTACAGCCTCTTCAACATCCTGTTTTATTTTTGTCTTTAGAGGACATCCTGCAAAGGTAAGTGAAATGGTAACTCGTACTGCATCGCCACTTATTTCAACATCTTTTACCATACCGAGATCTACTAGGCTTCTATTGAGCTCCGGATCATTAACCCCTTTCAGGGCATCCATAATAGTTTCCTTGGTCACTGCCATTTTTTTTTTATTCCTCCAGACACAAAAGCTTTTATTCACCTCTTTAGGATATTACAATAAAACTCAAAAATGGAAAAACAAAATCCGAATCAATTCTCAATTCAAAATTTGAAAATGAACAAAAGCGATCAAAAAAAACGTCTTGATTCTCTTTTGGTAGATCGTGGCCTATGCCCTTCCCGCTCAAAGGCCCAGGCACTTATATTATCTGGCAAGGTCTTGGTGGACGGGAAGGTCAGAGATAAGCCTGGAATCAGATTTAAACAAGATTGTAACATCACTATTGAGGAGCCTCTAAATCCTTTTGTTAGCAGAGGTGGCCTAAAATTGGAAAAGGCCCTAGATCACTTTTCCATTGATGTCCGAGAAAAAGTCTGTATAGACGTAGGTGCATCCACAGGTGGGTTCACCCACTGTTTATTGATGAGAGGGGCACGGCGCGTTATAGCAATCGATGTAGGCTATGGGCAACTTGACTGGTCATTGAGGAATGATCCCAGGGTCGTTGTCATGGAAAGGACGAATTTTAGGCACATCAATCCAGACTCCTTTCCTTATAAAGATAATGATCTTATAGTGATTGATGTGTCCTTTATATCTCTTAAACTTAT is drawn from Dissulfuribacter thermophilus and contains these coding sequences:
- a CDS encoding TlyA family RNA methyltransferase is translated as MNKSDQKKRLDSLLVDRGLCPSRSKAQALILSGKVLVDGKVRDKPGIRFKQDCNITIEEPLNPFVSRGGLKLEKALDHFSIDVREKVCIDVGASTGGFTHCLLMRGARRVIAIDVGYGQLDWSLRNDPRVVVMERTNFRHINPDSFPYKDNDLIVIDVSFISLKLILPVAKELLRADGLIVALVKPQFEVGPQHVGKGGIVKDPNLHKMVVDEITRFSQEQLALLPLGVVESPILGAKGNKEFLLTLKAKTSCCT